From the Esox lucius isolate fEsoLuc1 chromosome 21, fEsoLuc1.pri, whole genome shotgun sequence genome, one window contains:
- the si:ch211-161h7.4 gene encoding uncharacterized protein si:ch211-161h7.4 isoform X1, whose product MNHESILTTTNIKRLPYLVNKDRPSSMLKWKAKLDMCDSSTWVNDLDAPSDLEEPPALLASSSFTPLEEGKQKPSGKDMQPERRAQSSILDNEMELFFKEHCPSRALPIKTSSPIHSAQQDGDRTISPLLSEDEDQNPVQQPFSTLKRQAADCTNVESEEPSQRNLSLAVEPKEPISAKIVFQTSERMTIVQQPATKAAAFQPPETAKENQEGKVTSSFLQRLRKAGQSKPTGKVLMPFPVREAPAIELDDDFLILEDEAPSRFRFRRKPDPNKTTARPQPKQEDQSQGKENTKNQKKSDTAGEELVSMEEDQRKVEEEAADSHQEEALPDSQESEKRRRCKPGPWWLTSVVNTPDTETDNTHTSNNPTTKPTRLKPTKRRSRPRRLTIHEEPESPGSEKEAEEEVVVEMKGGLRVIPSPLRQLQLTAKKKTAVNQEGKLTSSFLQSKPTGPRKALVFPVKKAPTIELDDEFLFLEDEAPSRFCFHRKPDPNKTTARPQPKQEDQSQSSYQVSARTLANASQSEKAAVKQTTEGEGIDRPSTVEHNSNLKKGQNVNKCSSEPDGQASEKRKRCKPGPWWLTSVVNTPDTETDNTHTSNNPTTKPTRLKPTKRRSRPQRLTIQEEPERSRSEKEEEEVVVDAQGGLHIIPSPLRLLPQTASEKVFDFLPQHLSNNPKTCKVVRRQAKPRPTKAIPGRSQGRPQSNNATSRHRLIGQTRKMDISSPKTVKQTLATFSSSFSSFSATAPPVDTVRTTSQVVGRKLGLPSEEELASDPGSAEEPSQDPARDGSSGPLDLSTYAVDVDPAELPGGRLWKKTTGHGRNKLSDMSRAFESGPSSMIELEDYENEDVCLPSSLVKPHPFVPPGSVLPYPEVVAQLCPPPLRVITLQLRDRDHLSKWLSLLWPASRKHGGQIGPDHFQWFSYQDRALGCRVDLLAETYSCGTVLLGSYMKKPLLVDHYATTVFHLLTSGLTVTIDGVEVHYDPGHAFTIPCGRAYSLHNLTQEPAALHFTRMLTESAE is encoded by the exons ATGCTCCCTCTGATTTGGAGGAGCCACCTGCGCTGTTAGCCTCTTCGTCCTTCACTCCTTTAGAGGAGGGTAAA CAGAAGCCCTCAGGAAAGGACATGcagccagagagaagagcacAGAGCTCTATTCTAGATAATG AGATGGAGCTCTTTTTTAAAGAGCACTGTCCATCAAGAGCACTGCCCATCAAGACCTCCAGCCCCATACATTCGGCCCAGCAGGATGGAGACAGAACAATCTCTCCACTGCTCTCTGAAGATGAAGACCAAAACCCTGTACAGCAGCCTTTCTCCACCCTGAAGAGACAGGCAGCAGATTG CACAAATGTGGAGTCAGAAGAACCTTCCCAAAGAAACCTTTCTCTGGCAGTGGAACCGAAAGAACCAATTTCAGCCAAGATTGTGTTCCAGACATCTGAGAGGATGACCATTGTCCAGCAGCCTGCAACGAAGGCTGCTGCGTTCCAGCCGCCGGAGACCGCAAAGGAAAACCAGGAAGGAAAAGTCACATCATCCTTTCTGCAGAGGCTGAGAAAAGCTGGTCAATCCAAGCCTACAGG AAAAGTGTTAATGCCGTTTCCAGTCAGAGAAGCTCCTGCCATCGAGCTGGACGATGACTTCCTGATCTTGGAAGATGAGGCTCCATCAAGGTTTCGCTTCCGCAGGAAGCCTGACCCCAACAAGACCACAGCCAGAccacaaccgaagcaggaggaCCAATCACAGGGTAAAGAGAATACGAAAAACCAGAAAAAGTCAGATACCGCTGGAGAGGAACTAGTTTCTATGGAGGAAGACCAGAGAAAGGTGGAAGAGGAAGCTGCCGACTCCCACCAGGAGGAAGCATTGCCAGACAGTCAGGAATcagagaagagaaggaggtgTAAGCCTGGCCCTTGGTGGCTAACCAGCGTTGTCAACACACCGGACACAGAGACTGACAACACGCACACAAGCAACAACCCAACAACGAAGCCTACCAGACTGAAGCCTACCAAAAGGAGGAGCCGACCTCGGAGGCTGACCATACACGAGGAGCCTGAGAGTCCTGGAAGTGAAAAAGAGGCagaagaggaggtggtggtggagatGAAGGGGGGGCTCCGTGTAATTCCCAGCCCTCTCAGACAGCTCCAACTAACTGCAA AGAAGAAGACTGCTGTAAACCAGGAAGGTAAATTAACATCATCCTTCCTGCAATCCAAGCCTACAGG CCCTAGAAAAGCGTTGGTGTTTCCAGTCAAAAAAGCTCCTACCATTGAGCTGGACGATGAATTTCTGTTCTTGGAAGATGAGGCTCCTTCAAGGTTTTGCTTCCACAGGAAGCCCGACCCCAACAAGACCACAGCCAGAccacaaccgaagcaggaggaCCAGTCACAGAGCAGTTACCAGGTTTCAGCCAGAACCCTTGCTAATGCTAGCCAGTCGGAGAAGGCTGCAGTCAAGCAGACAACAGAAGGGGAGGGGATAGACAGACCCTCAACAGTGGAACACAACAGTAACCTGAAGAAAGGacaaaatgttaacaaatgCTCCTCAGAGCCGGATGGTCAGGCAtcagagaagaggaagaggtgtAAGCCTGGCCCTTGGTGGCTAACCAGCGTTGTCAACACACCGGACACAGAGACTGACAACACGCACACAAGCAACAACCCAACAACGAAGCCTACCAGACTGAAGCCTACCAAAAGGAGGAGCCGACCTCAAAGGCTGACCATACAGGAGGAGCCTGAGAGGTCTAGAAgtgaaaaagaggaagaggaggtggtggtggatGCGCAGGGGGGGCTCCATATAATTCCCAGCCCTTTAAGACTGCTCCCACAAACTGCAA GTGAGAAGGTGTTTGACTTTCTACCCCAGCACCTGTCCAACAACCCCAAAACCTGTAAGGTGGTGAGAAGGCAGGCCAAGCCTAGACCGACCAAGGCTATTCCTGGTAGGTCACAGGGAAGGCCTCAGAGCAACAACGCAACCTCCAGACACCGTCTTATTGGTCAGACGCGGAAGATGGACATCTCTTCTCCCAAGACGGTCAAGCAAACTCTGGCCACCTTCAGCAGCAGCTTTTCCTCATTCAGCGCAACAGCGCCCCCAGTGGACACAGTCAGAACGACGTCCCAGGTGGTTGGTCGGAAACTCGGTTTACCTTCTGAAGAGGAGTTGGCCAGTGATCCTGGTTCAGCTGAGGAGCCCTCCCAGGACCCAGCCCGTGACGGGAGCTCTGGCCCTCTGGATCTGAGTACCTATGCTGTCGACGTAGACCCTGCTGAACTGCCTGGTGGACGGCTATGGAAGAAAACCACCGGACACGGAAGGAACAAACTGTCAGACAT GTCAAGAGCTTTTGAAAGCGGTCCGTCTTCCATGATTGAACTGGAGGATTATGAGAATGAAGATGTCT GTCTCCCATCATCCCTGGTGAAGCCCCATCCATTTGTCCCTCCAGGCTCGGTGCTGCCATACCCGGAGGTTGTGGCCCAGCTGTGCCCCCCCCCTCTCAGAGTCATCACACTGCAGTTGCGGGACCGAGACCATCTCTCCAAGTGGCTCTCTCTGCTCTGGCCTGCCTCCAGGAAAC ATGGTGGCCAGATTGGCCCGGATCATTTCCAGTGGTTCTCGTACCAAGACAGAGCTCTGGGCTGTAGGGTCGACCTACTGGCTGAAACCTATTCTTGTGGAACAGTTCTGTTGGGCTCCTACATGAAGAAACCCCTCTTGGTTGACCACTACGCTACCACT gtgtttcaTCTATTAACCAGCGGTCTGACGGTAACCATTGATGGTGTGGAGGTCCATTATGACCCAGGACACGCCTTCACGATTCCATGTG GCCGTGCCTACAGCCTCCACAACCTCACCCAAGAGCCTGCAGCCTTGCACTTCACAAGGATGCTGACAGAGAGCGCAGAGTGA
- the si:ch211-161h7.4 gene encoding uncharacterized protein si:ch211-161h7.4 isoform X2 — protein sequence MNHESILTTTNIKRLPYLVNKDRPSSMLKWKAKLDMCDSSTWVNDLDAPSDLEEPPALLASSSFTPLEEGKKPSGKDMQPERRAQSSILDNEMELFFKEHCPSRALPIKTSSPIHSAQQDGDRTISPLLSEDEDQNPVQQPFSTLKRQAADCTNVESEEPSQRNLSLAVEPKEPISAKIVFQTSERMTIVQQPATKAAAFQPPETAKENQEGKVTSSFLQRLRKAGQSKPTGKVLMPFPVREAPAIELDDDFLILEDEAPSRFRFRRKPDPNKTTARPQPKQEDQSQGKENTKNQKKSDTAGEELVSMEEDQRKVEEEAADSHQEEALPDSQESEKRRRCKPGPWWLTSVVNTPDTETDNTHTSNNPTTKPTRLKPTKRRSRPRRLTIHEEPESPGSEKEAEEEVVVEMKGGLRVIPSPLRQLQLTAKKKTAVNQEGKLTSSFLQSKPTGPRKALVFPVKKAPTIELDDEFLFLEDEAPSRFCFHRKPDPNKTTARPQPKQEDQSQSSYQVSARTLANASQSEKAAVKQTTEGEGIDRPSTVEHNSNLKKGQNVNKCSSEPDGQASEKRKRCKPGPWWLTSVVNTPDTETDNTHTSNNPTTKPTRLKPTKRRSRPQRLTIQEEPERSRSEKEEEEVVVDAQGGLHIIPSPLRLLPQTASEKVFDFLPQHLSNNPKTCKVVRRQAKPRPTKAIPGRSQGRPQSNNATSRHRLIGQTRKMDISSPKTVKQTLATFSSSFSSFSATAPPVDTVRTTSQVVGRKLGLPSEEELASDPGSAEEPSQDPARDGSSGPLDLSTYAVDVDPAELPGGRLWKKTTGHGRNKLSDMSRAFESGPSSMIELEDYENEDVCLPSSLVKPHPFVPPGSVLPYPEVVAQLCPPPLRVITLQLRDRDHLSKWLSLLWPASRKHGGQIGPDHFQWFSYQDRALGCRVDLLAETYSCGTVLLGSYMKKPLLVDHYATTVFHLLTSGLTVTIDGVEVHYDPGHAFTIPCGRAYSLHNLTQEPAALHFTRMLTESAE from the exons ATGCTCCCTCTGATTTGGAGGAGCCACCTGCGCTGTTAGCCTCTTCGTCCTTCACTCCTTTAGAGGAGGGTAAA AAGCCCTCAGGAAAGGACATGcagccagagagaagagcacAGAGCTCTATTCTAGATAATG AGATGGAGCTCTTTTTTAAAGAGCACTGTCCATCAAGAGCACTGCCCATCAAGACCTCCAGCCCCATACATTCGGCCCAGCAGGATGGAGACAGAACAATCTCTCCACTGCTCTCTGAAGATGAAGACCAAAACCCTGTACAGCAGCCTTTCTCCACCCTGAAGAGACAGGCAGCAGATTG CACAAATGTGGAGTCAGAAGAACCTTCCCAAAGAAACCTTTCTCTGGCAGTGGAACCGAAAGAACCAATTTCAGCCAAGATTGTGTTCCAGACATCTGAGAGGATGACCATTGTCCAGCAGCCTGCAACGAAGGCTGCTGCGTTCCAGCCGCCGGAGACCGCAAAGGAAAACCAGGAAGGAAAAGTCACATCATCCTTTCTGCAGAGGCTGAGAAAAGCTGGTCAATCCAAGCCTACAGG AAAAGTGTTAATGCCGTTTCCAGTCAGAGAAGCTCCTGCCATCGAGCTGGACGATGACTTCCTGATCTTGGAAGATGAGGCTCCATCAAGGTTTCGCTTCCGCAGGAAGCCTGACCCCAACAAGACCACAGCCAGAccacaaccgaagcaggaggaCCAATCACAGGGTAAAGAGAATACGAAAAACCAGAAAAAGTCAGATACCGCTGGAGAGGAACTAGTTTCTATGGAGGAAGACCAGAGAAAGGTGGAAGAGGAAGCTGCCGACTCCCACCAGGAGGAAGCATTGCCAGACAGTCAGGAATcagagaagagaaggaggtgTAAGCCTGGCCCTTGGTGGCTAACCAGCGTTGTCAACACACCGGACACAGAGACTGACAACACGCACACAAGCAACAACCCAACAACGAAGCCTACCAGACTGAAGCCTACCAAAAGGAGGAGCCGACCTCGGAGGCTGACCATACACGAGGAGCCTGAGAGTCCTGGAAGTGAAAAAGAGGCagaagaggaggtggtggtggagatGAAGGGGGGGCTCCGTGTAATTCCCAGCCCTCTCAGACAGCTCCAACTAACTGCAA AGAAGAAGACTGCTGTAAACCAGGAAGGTAAATTAACATCATCCTTCCTGCAATCCAAGCCTACAGG CCCTAGAAAAGCGTTGGTGTTTCCAGTCAAAAAAGCTCCTACCATTGAGCTGGACGATGAATTTCTGTTCTTGGAAGATGAGGCTCCTTCAAGGTTTTGCTTCCACAGGAAGCCCGACCCCAACAAGACCACAGCCAGAccacaaccgaagcaggaggaCCAGTCACAGAGCAGTTACCAGGTTTCAGCCAGAACCCTTGCTAATGCTAGCCAGTCGGAGAAGGCTGCAGTCAAGCAGACAACAGAAGGGGAGGGGATAGACAGACCCTCAACAGTGGAACACAACAGTAACCTGAAGAAAGGacaaaatgttaacaaatgCTCCTCAGAGCCGGATGGTCAGGCAtcagagaagaggaagaggtgtAAGCCTGGCCCTTGGTGGCTAACCAGCGTTGTCAACACACCGGACACAGAGACTGACAACACGCACACAAGCAACAACCCAACAACGAAGCCTACCAGACTGAAGCCTACCAAAAGGAGGAGCCGACCTCAAAGGCTGACCATACAGGAGGAGCCTGAGAGGTCTAGAAgtgaaaaagaggaagaggaggtggtggtggatGCGCAGGGGGGGCTCCATATAATTCCCAGCCCTTTAAGACTGCTCCCACAAACTGCAA GTGAGAAGGTGTTTGACTTTCTACCCCAGCACCTGTCCAACAACCCCAAAACCTGTAAGGTGGTGAGAAGGCAGGCCAAGCCTAGACCGACCAAGGCTATTCCTGGTAGGTCACAGGGAAGGCCTCAGAGCAACAACGCAACCTCCAGACACCGTCTTATTGGTCAGACGCGGAAGATGGACATCTCTTCTCCCAAGACGGTCAAGCAAACTCTGGCCACCTTCAGCAGCAGCTTTTCCTCATTCAGCGCAACAGCGCCCCCAGTGGACACAGTCAGAACGACGTCCCAGGTGGTTGGTCGGAAACTCGGTTTACCTTCTGAAGAGGAGTTGGCCAGTGATCCTGGTTCAGCTGAGGAGCCCTCCCAGGACCCAGCCCGTGACGGGAGCTCTGGCCCTCTGGATCTGAGTACCTATGCTGTCGACGTAGACCCTGCTGAACTGCCTGGTGGACGGCTATGGAAGAAAACCACCGGACACGGAAGGAACAAACTGTCAGACAT GTCAAGAGCTTTTGAAAGCGGTCCGTCTTCCATGATTGAACTGGAGGATTATGAGAATGAAGATGTCT GTCTCCCATCATCCCTGGTGAAGCCCCATCCATTTGTCCCTCCAGGCTCGGTGCTGCCATACCCGGAGGTTGTGGCCCAGCTGTGCCCCCCCCCTCTCAGAGTCATCACACTGCAGTTGCGGGACCGAGACCATCTCTCCAAGTGGCTCTCTCTGCTCTGGCCTGCCTCCAGGAAAC ATGGTGGCCAGATTGGCCCGGATCATTTCCAGTGGTTCTCGTACCAAGACAGAGCTCTGGGCTGTAGGGTCGACCTACTGGCTGAAACCTATTCTTGTGGAACAGTTCTGTTGGGCTCCTACATGAAGAAACCCCTCTTGGTTGACCACTACGCTACCACT gtgtttcaTCTATTAACCAGCGGTCTGACGGTAACCATTGATGGTGTGGAGGTCCATTATGACCCAGGACACGCCTTCACGATTCCATGTG GCCGTGCCTACAGCCTCCACAACCTCACCCAAGAGCCTGCAGCCTTGCACTTCACAAGGATGCTGACAGAGAGCGCAGAGTGA
- the si:ch211-161h7.4 gene encoding uncharacterized protein si:ch211-161h7.4 isoform X3, which translates to MNHESILTTTNIKRLPYLVNKDRPSSMLKWKAKLDMCDSSTWVNDLDAPSDLEEPPALLASSSFTPLEEGKQKPSGKDMQPERRAQSSILDNEMELFFKEHCPSRALPIKTSSPIHSAQQDGDRTISPLLSEDEDQNPVQQPFSTLKRQAADCTNVESEEPSQRNLSLAVEPKEPISAKIVFQTSERMTIVQQPATKAAAFQPPETAKENQEGKVTSSFLQRLRKAGQSKPTGKVLMPFPVREAPAIELDDDFLILEDEAPSRFRFRRKPDPNKTTARPQPKQEDQSQGKENTKNQKKSDTAGEELVSMEEDQRKVEEEAADSHQEEALPDSQESEKRRRCKPGPWWLTSVVNTPDTETDNTHTSNNPTTKPTRLKPTKRRSRPRRLTIHEEPESPGSEKEAEEEVVVEMKGGLRVIPSPLRQLQLTAKKKTAVNQEGKLTSSFLQSKPTGPRKALVFPVKKAPTIELDDEFLFLEDEAPSRFCFHRKPDPNKTTARPQPKQEDQSQSSYQVSARTLANASQSEKAAVKQTTEGEGIDRPSTVEHNSNLKKGQNVNKCSSEPDGQASEKRKRCKPGPWWLTSVVNTPDTETDNTHTSNNPTTKPTRLKPTKRRSRPQRLTIQEEPERSRSEKEEEEVVVDAQGGLHIIPSPLRLLPQTASEKVFDFLPQHLSNNPKTCKVVRRQAKPRPTKAIPGRSQGRPQSNNATSRHRLIGQTRKMDISSPKTVKQTLATFSSSFSSFSATAPPVDTVRTTSQVVGRKLGLPSEEELASDPGSAEEPSQDPARDGSSGPLDLSTYAVDVDPAELPGGRLWKKTTGHGRNKLSDMSRAFESGPSSMIELEDYENEDVCSVLPYPEVVAQLCPPPLRVITLQLRDRDHLSKWLSLLWPASRKHGGQIGPDHFQWFSYQDRALGCRVDLLAETYSCGTVLLGSYMKKPLLVDHYATTVFHLLTSGLTVTIDGVEVHYDPGHAFTIPCGRAYSLHNLTQEPAALHFTRMLTESAE; encoded by the exons ATGCTCCCTCTGATTTGGAGGAGCCACCTGCGCTGTTAGCCTCTTCGTCCTTCACTCCTTTAGAGGAGGGTAAA CAGAAGCCCTCAGGAAAGGACATGcagccagagagaagagcacAGAGCTCTATTCTAGATAATG AGATGGAGCTCTTTTTTAAAGAGCACTGTCCATCAAGAGCACTGCCCATCAAGACCTCCAGCCCCATACATTCGGCCCAGCAGGATGGAGACAGAACAATCTCTCCACTGCTCTCTGAAGATGAAGACCAAAACCCTGTACAGCAGCCTTTCTCCACCCTGAAGAGACAGGCAGCAGATTG CACAAATGTGGAGTCAGAAGAACCTTCCCAAAGAAACCTTTCTCTGGCAGTGGAACCGAAAGAACCAATTTCAGCCAAGATTGTGTTCCAGACATCTGAGAGGATGACCATTGTCCAGCAGCCTGCAACGAAGGCTGCTGCGTTCCAGCCGCCGGAGACCGCAAAGGAAAACCAGGAAGGAAAAGTCACATCATCCTTTCTGCAGAGGCTGAGAAAAGCTGGTCAATCCAAGCCTACAGG AAAAGTGTTAATGCCGTTTCCAGTCAGAGAAGCTCCTGCCATCGAGCTGGACGATGACTTCCTGATCTTGGAAGATGAGGCTCCATCAAGGTTTCGCTTCCGCAGGAAGCCTGACCCCAACAAGACCACAGCCAGAccacaaccgaagcaggaggaCCAATCACAGGGTAAAGAGAATACGAAAAACCAGAAAAAGTCAGATACCGCTGGAGAGGAACTAGTTTCTATGGAGGAAGACCAGAGAAAGGTGGAAGAGGAAGCTGCCGACTCCCACCAGGAGGAAGCATTGCCAGACAGTCAGGAATcagagaagagaaggaggtgTAAGCCTGGCCCTTGGTGGCTAACCAGCGTTGTCAACACACCGGACACAGAGACTGACAACACGCACACAAGCAACAACCCAACAACGAAGCCTACCAGACTGAAGCCTACCAAAAGGAGGAGCCGACCTCGGAGGCTGACCATACACGAGGAGCCTGAGAGTCCTGGAAGTGAAAAAGAGGCagaagaggaggtggtggtggagatGAAGGGGGGGCTCCGTGTAATTCCCAGCCCTCTCAGACAGCTCCAACTAACTGCAA AGAAGAAGACTGCTGTAAACCAGGAAGGTAAATTAACATCATCCTTCCTGCAATCCAAGCCTACAGG CCCTAGAAAAGCGTTGGTGTTTCCAGTCAAAAAAGCTCCTACCATTGAGCTGGACGATGAATTTCTGTTCTTGGAAGATGAGGCTCCTTCAAGGTTTTGCTTCCACAGGAAGCCCGACCCCAACAAGACCACAGCCAGAccacaaccgaagcaggaggaCCAGTCACAGAGCAGTTACCAGGTTTCAGCCAGAACCCTTGCTAATGCTAGCCAGTCGGAGAAGGCTGCAGTCAAGCAGACAACAGAAGGGGAGGGGATAGACAGACCCTCAACAGTGGAACACAACAGTAACCTGAAGAAAGGacaaaatgttaacaaatgCTCCTCAGAGCCGGATGGTCAGGCAtcagagaagaggaagaggtgtAAGCCTGGCCCTTGGTGGCTAACCAGCGTTGTCAACACACCGGACACAGAGACTGACAACACGCACACAAGCAACAACCCAACAACGAAGCCTACCAGACTGAAGCCTACCAAAAGGAGGAGCCGACCTCAAAGGCTGACCATACAGGAGGAGCCTGAGAGGTCTAGAAgtgaaaaagaggaagaggaggtggtggtggatGCGCAGGGGGGGCTCCATATAATTCCCAGCCCTTTAAGACTGCTCCCACAAACTGCAA GTGAGAAGGTGTTTGACTTTCTACCCCAGCACCTGTCCAACAACCCCAAAACCTGTAAGGTGGTGAGAAGGCAGGCCAAGCCTAGACCGACCAAGGCTATTCCTGGTAGGTCACAGGGAAGGCCTCAGAGCAACAACGCAACCTCCAGACACCGTCTTATTGGTCAGACGCGGAAGATGGACATCTCTTCTCCCAAGACGGTCAAGCAAACTCTGGCCACCTTCAGCAGCAGCTTTTCCTCATTCAGCGCAACAGCGCCCCCAGTGGACACAGTCAGAACGACGTCCCAGGTGGTTGGTCGGAAACTCGGTTTACCTTCTGAAGAGGAGTTGGCCAGTGATCCTGGTTCAGCTGAGGAGCCCTCCCAGGACCCAGCCCGTGACGGGAGCTCTGGCCCTCTGGATCTGAGTACCTATGCTGTCGACGTAGACCCTGCTGAACTGCCTGGTGGACGGCTATGGAAGAAAACCACCGGACACGGAAGGAACAAACTGTCAGACAT GTCAAGAGCTTTTGAAAGCGGTCCGTCTTCCATGATTGAACTGGAGGATTATGAGAATGAAGATGTCT GCTCGGTGCTGCCATACCCGGAGGTTGTGGCCCAGCTGTGCCCCCCCCCTCTCAGAGTCATCACACTGCAGTTGCGGGACCGAGACCATCTCTCCAAGTGGCTCTCTCTGCTCTGGCCTGCCTCCAGGAAAC ATGGTGGCCAGATTGGCCCGGATCATTTCCAGTGGTTCTCGTACCAAGACAGAGCTCTGGGCTGTAGGGTCGACCTACTGGCTGAAACCTATTCTTGTGGAACAGTTCTGTTGGGCTCCTACATGAAGAAACCCCTCTTGGTTGACCACTACGCTACCACT gtgtttcaTCTATTAACCAGCGGTCTGACGGTAACCATTGATGGTGTGGAGGTCCATTATGACCCAGGACACGCCTTCACGATTCCATGTG GCCGTGCCTACAGCCTCCACAACCTCACCCAAGAGCCTGCAGCCTTGCACTTCACAAGGATGCTGACAGAGAGCGCAGAGTGA